In a genomic window of Variovorax paradoxus:
- a CDS encoding LysR family transcriptional regulator: MRPDLDSLALFLRAVECGSLSKAAAESHTVLSAASRRIAMLESQFGVTLFQRSSRGVTVTGAGESLAVHARLILRDVDRMRADLSDYAQGATGRVRLQANASAMGQFLPDDVASFRRGYPEIRVDVEEHRSVWIVQAIRERQADVGVITGETSDASLNFIPYRMDRLVAVVHRRHPHRGREVSFEQLLDFDFVGLESDSAIARTIEDAAALARKVLRLRVQVKSFEAVCRMIEAGMGVGILPEGAAATYRKEMGLRFLNLTDAWASRRMYICTRQETLGFPQRRLVDHLLARSVP; the protein is encoded by the coding sequence ATGAGACCCGACCTGGATTCCCTTGCGCTGTTCCTGCGTGCCGTCGAATGCGGCAGCCTCTCGAAGGCCGCCGCCGAGAGCCACACGGTGCTGTCGGCCGCGAGCCGCCGCATCGCGATGCTCGAGAGCCAGTTCGGCGTGACCCTGTTCCAGCGCAGCTCGCGCGGCGTGACCGTGACGGGCGCGGGCGAATCGCTCGCGGTGCATGCGCGGCTGATCCTGCGCGACGTCGACCGCATGCGCGCCGACCTCTCCGACTACGCGCAGGGCGCCACCGGCCGCGTGCGGCTGCAGGCCAATGCCTCGGCGATGGGGCAGTTCCTGCCCGACGACGTGGCGAGCTTCCGGCGCGGCTATCCCGAGATCCGCGTCGACGTGGAGGAGCATCGCAGCGTGTGGATCGTGCAGGCGATCCGCGAGCGCCAGGCCGACGTCGGCGTGATCACCGGCGAGACCTCGGACGCCAGCCTCAACTTCATCCCCTACCGCATGGATCGGCTGGTGGCCGTGGTGCACCGGCGGCATCCGCACCGCGGCCGCGAGGTCTCGTTCGAGCAGCTGCTCGATTTCGATTTCGTCGGCCTCGAGAGCGACTCCGCGATCGCGCGCACCATCGAGGACGCGGCCGCGCTGGCGCGCAAGGTGCTGCGGCTGCGCGTGCAGGTCAAGAGCTTCGAGGCCGTGTGCCGGATGATCGAGGCCGGCATGGGCGTGGGCATCCTGCCCGAGGGCGCGGCCGCCACCTACCGCAAGGAGATGGGGCTGCGCTTCCTGAACCTCACCGACGCCTGGGCCTCGCGCCGCATGTACATCTGCACGCGGCAGGAGACGCTGGGCTTTCCGCAGCGCCGGCTGGTGGACCACCTGCTGGCGCGCAGCGTGCCCTGA
- a CDS encoding sugar ABC transporter permease: protein MATAAVAAEPGGLHAGFLKNNLREYGMLISLVAIMVLFQVLTDGTLLRPLNLTNLLLQNSYVVIMALGMLLVIVAGHIDLSVGSVCGFIGALAAVLMVEYEWHFVPTAIVSILAGALIGAAQGWFVAFRKIPSFIVTLAGMLVFKGLTLALLAGQSVGPFPEAFQRLSSGFIPDPIGGTALRTTSLVVGALAAAALVFFKLRGRAKLAAHGMAQEPYAFFLVKNLFFAAIILFFSYLLATYKGLPNVLIVMAVLIVAYDFVTNRTTIGRRIYALGGNEKAARLSGVKTQRLAFLTFVNMGALAALAGLVFAARLNTATPKAGLGFELDVIAACFIGGASASGGVGKVMGAVIGAFIMGVMNNGMSILGIGIDYQQVIKGLVLLAAVFIDVYNKNK from the coding sequence GTGGCGACCGCCGCCGTGGCCGCCGAGCCCGGGGGCCTGCACGCGGGCTTCCTCAAGAACAACCTGCGCGAATACGGCATGCTGATCTCGCTGGTCGCGATCATGGTGCTGTTCCAGGTGCTGACCGACGGCACCCTGCTGCGGCCGCTGAACCTCACGAACCTGCTGCTGCAGAACAGCTACGTGGTGATCATGGCGCTGGGCATGCTGCTGGTGATCGTGGCCGGCCACATCGACCTGTCGGTGGGCTCGGTCTGCGGCTTCATCGGCGCGCTGGCGGCGGTGCTGATGGTGGAGTACGAATGGCATTTCGTGCCGACAGCGATCGTGAGCATCCTCGCGGGCGCGCTGATCGGCGCGGCGCAGGGCTGGTTCGTGGCCTTTCGCAAGATCCCCTCGTTCATCGTCACGCTCGCGGGCATGCTGGTGTTCAAGGGGCTCACGCTGGCGCTGCTCGCGGGCCAGTCGGTGGGGCCGTTTCCCGAGGCCTTCCAGCGCCTGAGCTCGGGCTTCATTCCCGACCCGATCGGCGGCACGGCGCTGCGCACCACCTCGCTGGTCGTGGGCGCGCTGGCGGCCGCGGCGCTGGTGTTCTTCAAGCTGCGCGGCCGCGCGAAGCTCGCCGCGCACGGCATGGCGCAGGAGCCCTATGCCTTCTTCCTCGTGAAGAACCTGTTCTTCGCGGCCATCATCCTGTTCTTCAGCTACCTGCTGGCCACCTACAAGGGCCTGCCCAACGTGCTGATCGTGATGGCGGTGCTGATCGTGGCCTACGACTTCGTCACCAACCGCACCACCATCGGCCGGCGCATCTATGCGCTGGGCGGCAACGAGAAGGCGGCGCGGCTGTCGGGCGTGAAGACGCAGCGCCTGGCCTTCCTGACCTTCGTGAACATGGGCGCGCTGGCGGCGCTCGCGGGCCTGGTGTTCGCGGCCCGGCTCAACACCGCCACGCCCAAGGCCGGCCTGGGCTTCGAGCTCGACGTGATCGCGGCCTGCTTCATCGGCGGCGCCTCGGCCTCGGGCGGCGTGGGCAAGGTGATGGGCGCCGTCATCGGCGCCTTCATCATGGGCGTGATGAACAACGGCATGTCGATCCTCGGCATCGGCATCGACTACCAGCAGGTGATCAAGGGGCTGGTGCTGCTGGCGGCGGTGTTCATCGACGTCTACAACAAGAACAAGTAG
- a CDS encoding ABC transporter ATP-binding protein: MLRFEGVDLHYGSFRALSGVSLHADPGELVVLLGANGAGKTSIFMAASGIRRPSAGRIRLGDGDITGQRPAQIVASGLVHCPEGRKLFPMMTVRKNLTLGAYVHRGDKAGIQRSLDEVFSLFPILAAKQNDPAGSLSGGQQQMVAIGRAMLGRPKVLLLDEPSLGLAPLIVKQVFEVIQRINQQGTTVLLAEQNAYSALAIAHRAYVIERGRIALEGDRESLLHNEAVRAAYIGA; this comes from the coding sequence ATGCTGCGGTTTGAGGGCGTCGACCTCCACTACGGGAGCTTTCGTGCGCTCAGCGGCGTGAGCCTGCATGCCGACCCGGGCGAGCTGGTGGTGCTGCTGGGCGCCAACGGCGCGGGCAAGACCTCGATCTTCATGGCCGCCAGCGGCATCCGCCGCCCGAGCGCGGGCCGCATCCGCCTGGGCGACGGCGACATCACGGGCCAGCGCCCGGCGCAGATCGTGGCCTCGGGCCTGGTGCACTGCCCCGAGGGCCGCAAGCTGTTCCCGATGATGACGGTGCGCAAGAACCTCACGCTGGGCGCCTATGTGCACCGCGGCGACAAGGCCGGCATCCAGCGCTCGCTCGACGAGGTGTTCTCGCTGTTCCCGATCCTCGCGGCCAAGCAGAACGATCCCGCGGGGTCGCTGTCGGGCGGCCAGCAGCAGATGGTGGCGATCGGCCGCGCGATGCTCGGGCGGCCCAAGGTGCTGCTGCTCGACGAGCCCTCGCTGGGCCTGGCGCCGCTGATCGTGAAGCAGGTGTTCGAGGTGATCCAGCGCATCAACCAGCAGGGCACCACGGTGCTGCTGGCCGAGCAGAACGCCTACTCGGCGCTGGCCATCGCGCACCGCGCCTACGTCATCGAGCGCGGCCGCATCGCGCTCGAGGGCGACCGCGAGTCGCTGCTGCACAACGAGGCGGTGCGCGCCGCCTACATCGGCGCCTGA
- a CDS encoding dihydrodipicolinate synthase family protein, whose protein sequence is MTPRYRGIFPVVPTTFDEQGALDLESQKRCVDFMIDAGSDGLCILANFSEQFVLSDEERELLTRTVLEHVKGRVPVIVTTTHYSTRVCAERSRRAQDMGAAMLMVMPPYHGATFRVPEEQIFAFYARLSDAVGIPIMVQDAPASGTVLSAPFLARMAREIEHLAYFKIETAGAAAKLRELIRLGGDAVEGPWDGEEAITLMPDLDAGATGSMTGGGYPDGLRPILVAHREGRREEAFARYQQWLPLINYENRQAGLLACKALMKEGGVIACEAPRHPLPALHPETRAGLIETARRLDPLVLRWGR, encoded by the coding sequence ATGACCCCCCGATACCGCGGCATCTTCCCGGTGGTGCCCACCACCTTCGACGAACAGGGCGCGCTCGACCTCGAGAGCCAGAAGCGATGCGTCGACTTCATGATCGACGCCGGCTCCGACGGCCTGTGCATCCTGGCCAACTTTTCCGAGCAGTTCGTGCTGTCGGACGAGGAGCGCGAACTGCTCACGCGCACCGTGCTCGAGCACGTGAAGGGCCGCGTGCCGGTGATCGTGACCACCACCCACTACAGCACCCGGGTGTGCGCCGAGCGCAGCCGCCGCGCGCAGGACATGGGCGCCGCGATGCTGATGGTGATGCCGCCGTACCACGGTGCCACCTTCCGCGTGCCCGAGGAACAGATCTTCGCGTTCTATGCGCGGCTGTCGGACGCCGTGGGCATTCCGATCATGGTGCAGGACGCGCCGGCCAGCGGCACGGTGCTGTCGGCGCCGTTCCTCGCGCGCATGGCGCGCGAGATCGAGCACCTGGCCTATTTCAAGATCGAGACCGCGGGCGCGGCCGCCAAGCTGCGCGAGCTGATCCGCCTGGGCGGCGACGCGGTCGAAGGCCCGTGGGACGGCGAGGAGGCGATCACGCTGATGCCCGACCTCGATGCCGGCGCCACCGGCTCGATGACCGGCGGCGGCTATCCCGACGGCCTGCGCCCGATCCTCGTGGCGCACCGCGAGGGCCGGCGCGAGGAGGCCTTCGCGCGCTACCAGCAGTGGCTGCCGCTGATCAACTACGAGAACCGCCAGGCCGGCCTTTTGGCCTGCAAGGCGCTGATGAAGGAGGGCGGCGTCATCGCCTGCGAGGCGCCGCGGCATCCGCTGCCGGCGCTGCATCCCGAGACGCGCGCGGGACTGATCGAGACCGCGCGGCGGCTCGATCCGCTGGTGCTGCGCTGGGGGCGCTGA
- a CDS encoding sugar ABC transporter ATP-binding protein: MTESATSAPLPVLALRGIREQFGGIAVLDDVQLKLYPGEVHALMGQNGAGKSTLIKVLTGVLPSSGGEMFLDGQAIHPASPLDAQKLGISTVYQEVNLCPNLSVAENVFAGRYPRRGALQGFRIDWRAVNRRAEELLARIGLEIDVTRLLSSYSVAVQQMVAIARALGVSSKVLILDEPTSSLDDDEVEKLFEVLRRLRAEGMAIVFVTHFLNQMYAVSDRITVLRNGHWVGEWTAADLGPQALIAAMLGRELAAQSARPAALPAFDEAAPALLQIEGLAQAGQLQPTDLRVRAGEVVGIAGLLGAGRTELARLLFGLETPDRGVLKIEGRALSFSNPADAIREGLALCPEERKTDGIVAELSVRENIALALQARLGTRKFLSHAEQTAMAERFVASLGIKTASVETPIGLLSGGNQQKAMIARWLATEPRILILDEPTRGIDVAAKQEIMEEILRLARAGMAVIFISSEMSEVVRVAHRIVVLRDRKKVGELPGGATEDEVYDMIAAA, translated from the coding sequence ATGACCGAATCAGCGACCTCCGCGCCCCTGCCCGTGCTCGCGCTGCGCGGCATCCGCGAGCAGTTCGGCGGCATCGCCGTGCTCGACGACGTGCAGCTGAAGCTGTACCCGGGCGAGGTGCATGCGCTGATGGGGCAGAACGGTGCGGGAAAGTCGACGCTGATCAAGGTCCTGACGGGCGTGCTGCCGTCGAGCGGTGGCGAGATGTTCCTCGACGGGCAGGCGATCCATCCGGCGTCGCCGCTCGATGCGCAGAAGCTCGGGATCAGCACGGTCTACCAGGAAGTGAACCTGTGCCCGAACCTGTCGGTGGCGGAGAACGTGTTCGCGGGCCGCTATCCGCGCCGCGGCGCGCTGCAGGGCTTTCGCATCGACTGGCGCGCGGTGAACCGCCGCGCGGAAGAACTGCTCGCGCGCATCGGTCTCGAGATCGACGTGACGCGGCTGCTGTCGAGCTATTCGGTGGCGGTGCAGCAGATGGTGGCGATCGCGCGCGCGCTCGGCGTGTCGTCGAAGGTGCTGATCCTCGACGAGCCGACCTCGAGCCTGGACGACGACGAGGTCGAGAAGCTGTTCGAGGTGCTGCGGCGGCTGCGCGCGGAAGGCATGGCGATCGTCTTCGTGACGCACTTCCTCAACCAGATGTATGCGGTGTCCGATCGCATCACGGTGCTGCGCAACGGCCACTGGGTGGGCGAATGGACGGCGGCGGACCTGGGCCCGCAGGCGCTGATCGCGGCGATGCTCGGGCGCGAGCTGGCGGCGCAGTCGGCGCGGCCCGCGGCGTTGCCGGCCTTCGACGAGGCGGCCCCCGCGCTGCTGCAGATCGAGGGACTGGCACAGGCCGGCCAGCTGCAACCGACCGACCTGCGCGTGCGTGCCGGCGAGGTGGTCGGCATCGCAGGCCTGCTGGGCGCGGGCCGCACGGAACTGGCGCGGCTGCTGTTCGGGCTCGAGACGCCCGACCGCGGGGTGTTGAAGATCGAGGGCCGCGCACTGAGCTTCTCGAACCCGGCCGATGCGATCCGCGAGGGCCTGGCGCTGTGCCCCGAGGAACGCAAGACCGACGGCATCGTGGCCGAGCTGTCGGTGCGCGAGAACATCGCGCTCGCGCTGCAGGCACGCCTGGGCACGCGCAAGTTTCTCTCGCATGCCGAACAGACGGCGATGGCCGAACGCTTCGTGGCCTCGCTGGGCATCAAGACGGCGAGTGTCGAAACCCCCATCGGCCTGCTCTCGGGCGGCAATCAGCAGAAGGCGATGATCGCGCGCTGGCTCGCGACCGAGCCGCGCATCCTGATCCTCGACGAACCCACGCGCGGCATCGACGTGGCGGCCAAGCAGGAGATCATGGAAGAGATCCTGCGGCTCGCGCGTGCGGGGATGGCGGTGATCTTCATTTCCTCCGAGATGAGCGAGGTGGTGCGGGTCGCGCATCGCATCGTCGTGCTGCGTGACCGGAAGAAGGTGGGGGAGTTGCCGGGCGGGGCTACGGAGGACGAGGTGTACGACATGATTGCTGCGGCATGA
- a CDS encoding DUF3297 family protein gives MTDATERPPLPDRLSTDARSPFHLPTAFEHDIGIRFNGKERLDVEEYCISEGWIKVPAGKTVDRKGHPLLLKLKGTVEVYYR, from the coding sequence ATGACCGACGCCACCGAACGCCCGCCCCTGCCCGACCGCCTCTCGACCGACGCGCGCAGCCCCTTCCACCTGCCCACGGCCTTCGAGCACGACATCGGCATCCGCTTCAACGGCAAGGAACGCCTCGACGTCGAGGAGTACTGCATCAGCGAAGGCTGGATCAAGGTGCCGGCCGGCAAGACGGTGGACCGCAAGGGCCATCCGCTCTTGCTCAAGCTCAAGGGCACGGTCGAGGTCTACTACCGCTGA
- the yjfF gene encoding sugar ABC transporter permease YjfF, producing MSAVIETAPSPRPAPAGGRGSKRLNPKYLPLAATISLFVLVATLGSVFYDGFFSAQVFLNLLIDNAFLIVVAVGMTFVILSGGIDLSVGSVIALTTMVSAALVEKHGWSPAVVIPLVLAMGTAFGAFMGLLIERYRLQPFIVTLAGMFLARGLCYLISIDSISITNEFYTEVSQIRIPIWGEASISLSAAIAIGVLLAAVFIAHCTPFGRAVYAIGGSEHSAMLMGLPVRRTLIGVYTLSGFCSALAGVIFTFYMLSGYGLHAVGLELDAIAAVVIGGTLLTGGVGYVAGTLFGVLMLGIIQTLISFDGTLSSWWTRIVVGALLFVFCLLQRFFTSRAPHR from the coding sequence ATGAGCGCCGTGATCGAAACCGCACCCTCACCCCGGCCGGCTCCCGCAGGCGGCAGAGGGAGCAAGCGGCTCAATCCCAAGTACCTGCCGCTGGCCGCGACCATCTCGCTGTTCGTGCTCGTCGCCACGCTGGGCTCGGTGTTCTACGACGGCTTCTTCTCGGCTCAGGTCTTCCTCAACCTGCTGATCGACAACGCCTTTCTGATCGTCGTCGCCGTCGGCATGACCTTCGTGATCCTCTCGGGCGGCATCGATCTTTCGGTGGGCTCGGTGATCGCGCTCACCACCATGGTGTCGGCCGCGCTGGTCGAGAAGCACGGCTGGAGCCCGGCGGTGGTGATTCCGCTCGTGCTCGCCATGGGCACCGCCTTCGGCGCCTTCATGGGGCTCCTGATCGAACGCTACCGGCTGCAGCCCTTCATCGTCACGCTGGCCGGCATGTTCCTCGCGCGCGGCCTGTGCTACCTGATCAGCATCGACTCGATCAGCATCACCAACGAGTTCTACACCGAGGTCTCGCAGATCCGCATTCCGATCTGGGGCGAGGCCTCGATCTCGCTGAGCGCGGCGATCGCCATCGGCGTGCTGCTGGCCGCGGTCTTCATCGCCCACTGCACGCCCTTCGGCCGCGCCGTCTACGCCATCGGCGGCAGCGAGCATTCGGCCATGCTGATGGGCCTGCCGGTGCGCCGCACGCTGATCGGCGTCTACACCCTCTCGGGCTTCTGCTCGGCGCTGGCCGGCGTCATCTTCACCTTCTACATGCTCTCGGGCTACGGCCTGCATGCCGTGGGCCTCGAGCTCGACGCCATCGCGGCGGTGGTCATCGGCGGCACCTTGCTCACGGGCGGCGTGGGCTACGTCGCCGGCACGCTGTTCGGCGTGCTGATGCTCGGGATCATCCAGACCCTGATCTCCTTCGACGGCACGCTGAGCTCGTGGTGGACGCGCATCGTCGTCGGTGCGCTGCTGTTCGTGTTCTGCCTGCTGCAACGCTTCTTCACCTCGCGCGCCCCACACCGCTGA
- a CDS encoding ABC transporter substrate-binding protein, with product MTSTTPLRTRRRFAALPVAAALAAAFGAGTAFAQDTVKIGFTGPLSGGAALYGKNVVNGMEMAIKEVNAAGLEVGGKKYKFELVALDDKYSPADAAINARRLVQQHQSPAVFVPHSGGIYALQAFNEQEKFIVMAYSSTPKITETGNKLTIRIPPTFNSYIEPFTRYEMNKFGKRVGMLPGDHEYAKNWSQLFGPAWEKAGGTIASNNPMSYNRSADFYSGVSRVLAEKPDVLFVGGPSEPTALVAKQARELGFKGGFLVMDQAKFDEMAKVTGGLGALEGSIGVLPVSYDERVGPKSFAEAYRKAYGADKDATTESSYNYTLVHALAAAMKLAGTTSDATAIRARLGDALKALPEKINAGSFKGVDGVGGTIVDPLVATVEGGKIKPVNLSDLMK from the coding sequence ATGACATCCACCACGCCCCTTCGCACCCGCCGCCGTTTTGCCGCGCTGCCCGTGGCCGCCGCGCTGGCCGCCGCCTTCGGTGCCGGCACCGCCTTCGCGCAGGACACCGTGAAGATCGGCTTCACCGGCCCGCTGAGCGGCGGTGCCGCGCTCTACGGCAAGAACGTGGTCAACGGCATGGAGATGGCGATCAAGGAAGTGAATGCCGCGGGCCTCGAGGTCGGCGGCAAGAAGTACAAGTTCGAGCTGGTCGCGCTCGACGACAAGTACTCGCCGGCCGATGCCGCCATCAACGCGCGCCGGCTGGTGCAGCAGCACCAGTCGCCGGCGGTGTTCGTGCCGCACTCGGGCGGCATCTACGCGCTGCAGGCCTTCAACGAGCAGGAGAAGTTCATCGTGATGGCGTACTCGAGCACGCCGAAGATCACCGAGACCGGCAACAAGCTCACCATCCGCATCCCGCCGACCTTCAACTCCTACATCGAGCCCTTCACGCGCTACGAGATGAACAAGTTCGGCAAGCGCGTCGGCATGCTGCCGGGCGACCACGAGTACGCGAAGAACTGGAGCCAGCTGTTCGGCCCGGCCTGGGAGAAGGCCGGCGGCACCATCGCCTCGAACAACCCCATGTCGTACAACCGCTCGGCCGACTTCTACAGCGGCGTGAGCCGCGTGCTGGCCGAGAAGCCCGACGTGCTGTTCGTCGGCGGCCCCTCGGAGCCCACCGCGCTGGTGGCCAAGCAGGCGCGCGAGCTCGGCTTCAAGGGCGGCTTCCTGGTGATGGACCAGGCCAAGTTCGACGAGATGGCCAAGGTCACGGGCGGCCTCGGCGCGCTCGAGGGCTCGATCGGCGTGCTGCCGGTGTCCTACGACGAGCGCGTGGGCCCGAAGAGCTTCGCCGAGGCCTACCGCAAGGCCTACGGCGCCGACAAGGACGCGACCACCGAGTCTTCCTACAACTACACGCTGGTGCACGCGCTGGCCGCCGCGATGAAGCTCGCGGGCACCACCAGCGACGCGACGGCGATCCGCGCCAGGCTCGGCGATGCGCTCAAGGCGCTGCCCGAGAAGATCAATGCCGGCAGCTTCAAGGGCGTGGACGGCGTGGGCGGCACCATCGTCGACCCGCTGGTGGCCACGGTGGAAGGCGGCAAGATCAAGCCGGTGAACCTCAGCGACCTGATGAAGTAA
- a CDS encoding ABC transporter permease translates to MHHRLTWPLVTLFLLLAINTAFNPSFLHLEWREGHLYGSLIDILNRAAPLVLVSLGMTLVIATRGIDISVGAVVAIAAALAAWMIGGSVASDVSRFPMSLAIVAAIGIALLCGLWNGLLVAKVGMQPIIATLILMVAGRGIAQLIADGQIITIYYKPFFFLGSGYLLGLPFSLFIVATVFVLLYLAITRTALGLFIQAVGINPTAARVAGVQARRLIVGAYAFCGACAGVAGLLISSNVKSADGNNAGQLIELDAILAVTLGGTALTGGRFSLVGSVIGALIIQTLTYAIYSLGVPPEINLVVKAGVVFAVMLLQSPEFRAEIRTLVQRPAHDGVKA, encoded by the coding sequence ATGCACCACCGCCTGACCTGGCCCCTGGTCACGCTGTTCCTCCTGCTGGCCATCAACACAGCCTTCAACCCCAGCTTCCTCCACCTCGAATGGAGAGAGGGCCATCTCTACGGCAGCCTCATCGACATCCTCAACCGCGCCGCCCCCCTGGTGCTGGTGTCGCTGGGCATGACCCTGGTGATCGCCACGCGGGGCATCGACATTTCGGTCGGCGCCGTCGTGGCCATCGCGGCGGCGCTCGCGGCCTGGATGATCGGCGGCTCGGTGGCCAGCGACGTGAGCCGCTTTCCCATGAGCCTGGCCATCGTGGCCGCCATCGGCATCGCGCTGCTGTGCGGCCTGTGGAACGGCCTGCTGGTCGCCAAGGTCGGCATGCAGCCGATCATCGCCACGCTGATCCTCATGGTGGCCGGGCGCGGCATCGCGCAGCTCATCGCCGACGGCCAGATCATCACCATCTACTACAAGCCCTTCTTCTTCCTCGGCAGCGGCTACCTGCTGGGTCTGCCGTTCTCGCTGTTCATCGTGGCGACCGTGTTCGTGCTGCTGTATCTCGCCATCACCCGCACCGCGCTGGGCCTGTTCATCCAGGCCGTGGGCATCAACCCGACGGCCGCGCGCGTGGCGGGCGTGCAGGCGCGGCGGCTGATCGTCGGGGCCTATGCCTTCTGCGGTGCCTGCGCGGGCGTGGCGGGCCTCTTGATCAGCTCCAACGTCAAGAGCGCGGACGGCAACAACGCCGGCCAGCTTATCGAACTCGACGCGATCCTTGCCGTGACCCTCGGCGGCACCGCGCTGACCGGCGGGCGCTTCAGCCTCGTGGGCAGCGTGATCGGCGCGCTGATCATCCAGACCCTGACCTATGCGATCTATTCGCTCGGCGTGCCGCCCGAGATCAACCTCGTGGTGAAGGCCGGCGTGGTGTTCGCGGTGATGCTGCTGCAGTCGCCGGAGTTCAGGGCGGAGATCCGGACGCTGGTGCAACGGCCGGCGCATGACGGAGTCAAGGCATGA
- a CDS encoding dihydroxy-acid dehydratase, whose product MTPKKLRSAEWFGSADKNGFMYRSWMKNQGIPDHEFDGRPIVGICNTWSELTPCNAHFRKIAEHVKRGISEAGGFPVEFPVFSNGESNLRPTAMLTRNLASMDVEEAIRGNPVDAVVLLTGCDKTTPALLMGAASCDIPAIVVTGGPMLNGKLDGRNIGSGTAVWQLHESLKAGEIDLHQFLSAEGGMSRSAGTCNTMGTASTMACMAEALGTSLPHNAAIPAVDARRYVLAQMSGMRAVEMAKEGLTLSKVLTREAFENAIRVNAAIGGSTNAVIHLKAIAGRIGVELELEDWTRIGSHTPTIVDLMPSGRFLMEEFYYAGGLPAVLRRLGENGLLPHPGALTVNGRSLWDNVRDAPSLDDEVIRPLDKPLIADGGIRILRGNLSPRGAVLKPSAATPELLKHRGRAVVFENLEHYKERIVDESLEVDASSVLVLKNCGPKGYPGMAEVGNMGLPPKLLRQGIKDMVRISDARMSGTAYGTVVLHVAPEAADGGPLAAVRDGDWIELDCDAGRLHLDIGDEELAARLAALGPSDAQPMSTRGGGYQKLYVNHVLQADEGCDFDFLVGCRGAAVPRHSH is encoded by the coding sequence ATGACCCCCAAGAAATTGCGCTCCGCCGAATGGTTCGGTTCGGCCGACAAGAACGGCTTCATGTACCGCAGCTGGATGAAGAACCAGGGCATCCCCGACCACGAGTTCGACGGCCGGCCGATCGTCGGCATCTGCAACACCTGGTCGGAGCTCACGCCCTGCAATGCCCACTTTCGCAAGATCGCCGAGCACGTCAAGCGCGGCATCTCGGAGGCCGGCGGCTTCCCGGTCGAGTTCCCCGTGTTCTCCAACGGCGAATCGAACCTGCGGCCCACCGCCATGCTCACGCGCAACCTCGCGAGCATGGACGTCGAGGAAGCCATCCGCGGCAACCCGGTCGATGCCGTGGTGCTGCTGACCGGCTGCGACAAGACCACGCCCGCGCTGCTGATGGGCGCCGCGAGCTGCGACATCCCGGCCATCGTGGTCACGGGCGGGCCGATGCTCAACGGCAAGCTCGACGGCCGCAACATCGGCTCGGGCACGGCCGTGTGGCAGCTGCACGAATCGCTCAAGGCCGGCGAGATCGACCTGCACCAGTTCCTCTCGGCCGAAGGCGGCATGTCGCGCTCGGCCGGCACCTGCAACACCATGGGCACGGCCTCCACCATGGCCTGCATGGCCGAGGCGCTGGGCACCTCGCTGCCGCACAACGCGGCCATTCCCGCGGTCGACGCGCGGCGCTACGTGCTGGCGCAGATGTCGGGCATGCGCGCGGTCGAGATGGCGAAGGAGGGCCTGACGCTCTCGAAGGTGCTCACGCGCGAGGCCTTCGAGAACGCCATCCGCGTCAATGCCGCCATCGGCGGCTCGACCAATGCCGTGATCCACCTGAAGGCGATCGCGGGGCGCATCGGCGTCGAACTCGAGCTCGAGGACTGGACCCGCATCGGCAGCCACACGCCGACCATCGTCGACCTGATGCCCTCGGGCCGCTTCCTGATGGAGGAGTTCTATTACGCGGGCGGCCTGCCCGCGGTGCTGCGCCGGCTCGGCGAGAACGGCCTGCTGCCGCACCCGGGCGCGCTCACCGTCAACGGTCGCTCGCTGTGGGACAACGTGCGCGACGCGCCCAGCCTCGACGACGAGGTGATCCGCCCGCTCGACAAGCCGCTGATCGCCGACGGCGGCATCCGCATCCTGCGCGGCAACCTCTCGCCGCGCGGCGCCGTGCTCAAGCCCTCGGCGGCCACGCCCGAGCTGCTCAAGCACCGCGGCCGCGCCGTGGTGTTCGAGAACCTCGAGCACTACAAGGAGCGCATCGTCGACGAATCGCTCGAGGTCGACGCCAGCTCCGTCCTCGTGCTGAAGAACTGCGGCCCCAAGGGCTATCCCGGCATGGCCGAGGTCGGCAACATGGGCCTGCCGCCCAAGCTGCTGCGCCAGGGCATCAAGGACATGGTGCGCATCTCCGACGCGCGCATGAGCGGCACCGCCTACGGCACCGTGGTGCTGCACGTCGCACCCGAGGCGGCCGACGGCGGCCCGCTGGCGGCGGTGCGCGACGGCGACTGGATCGAGCTCGACTGCGATGCCGGCCGGCTGCACCTGGACATCGGCGACGAGGAACTGGCCGCCCGGCTGGCCGCGCTCGGGCCCTCCGACGCGCAGCCCATGAGCACGCGTGGCGGCGGCTACCAGAAGCTCTACGTGAACCACGTGCTGCAGGCCGACGAGGGCTGCGACTTCGATTTCCTGGTCGGCTGCCGCGGCGCGGCCGTGCCGCGTCATTCCCATTGA